One genomic segment of Amycolatopsis sp. WQ 127309 includes these proteins:
- a CDS encoding MarR family winged helix-turn-helix transcriptional regulator, which yields MTPDPKTDDDEIVTWWGLVIEGYLATQDKLMGEIAERFGLAPASFDILMRLVRSPEHRMPMTRLATEAALSSGGFTKVADRLVAADLICRVPSPDDRRVTFASLTDHGLEVANKARAAAANILRRIVLTPLGDDAAGLAEAMRTLRTFNGG from the coding sequence GTGACACCCGATCCGAAGACCGACGACGACGAGATCGTCACCTGGTGGGGCCTGGTCATCGAGGGCTACCTGGCCACCCAGGACAAGCTGATGGGCGAGATCGCGGAGCGCTTCGGCCTCGCGCCCGCGTCGTTCGACATCCTGATGCGGCTGGTCCGCTCGCCCGAGCACCGGATGCCGATGACCCGCCTCGCGACCGAGGCCGCGCTGTCCAGCGGCGGCTTCACGAAGGTCGCGGACCGCCTGGTGGCGGCCGACCTGATCTGCCGCGTCCCGAGCCCGGACGACCGCCGCGTCACGTTCGCGTCGCTGACCGACCACGGCCTGGAGGTGGCGAACAAGGCCCGGGCGGCGGCCGCGAACATCCTGCGCCGCATCGTCCTGACCCCGCTGGGCGACGACGCGGCCGGCCTCGCCGAGGCGATGCGGACCCTGCGGACGTTCAACGGCGGGTGA
- the boxB gene encoding benzoyl-CoA 2,3-epoxidase subunit BoxB, with protein sequence MPEKIDYDAKIPNNVSLADDRRLQRALEGWQPKFMHWWGEMGPTLETQGVYLRTAISVGREGWAHFDHVNVPDYRWGIFLAERDPDRRISFGEHKGEPVWQQVPGEYRADLQRLIVIQGDTEPASVEQQKLLGLTAPSLYDLRNLFQVNVEEGRHLWAMVYLLHAYFGREGRDEAEGLLLRNSGSPDAPRILGAFNEETADWLAFYMFTYFTDRDGKYQLGTLKESSFDPLSRTCEFMLKEEAHHMFVGTTGVDRVVMRSAELIREHDTRDIGPHGGIPLELIQRYINFHYTVSLDLFGSETSTNAANYYTAGLKGRWQETRRKDDHKLTEDARTLDKPAGDGTWTSEELQAILLLNLDLRGEYTADCQTGVKRWNKILSEAGIDFTFRLPHPGFNRDVGINSGHHVTPDGTIVDETTWLAGKDKWLPTTEDLAFVRSLMHPVYERGKIASWVAPPRQGINGKPFDYEYVYLT encoded by the coding sequence ATGCCCGAGAAAATCGACTACGACGCCAAGATCCCCAACAACGTCAGCCTCGCCGACGACCGCCGGCTGCAGCGCGCGCTGGAGGGCTGGCAGCCGAAGTTCATGCACTGGTGGGGCGAGATGGGCCCGACGCTCGAAACCCAGGGCGTCTACCTGCGGACCGCGATCAGCGTGGGCCGCGAGGGCTGGGCGCACTTCGACCACGTCAACGTGCCGGACTACCGCTGGGGCATCTTCCTCGCCGAGCGCGACCCCGACCGGCGGATCTCCTTCGGCGAGCACAAGGGCGAGCCCGTGTGGCAGCAGGTGCCCGGCGAATACCGCGCCGACCTGCAACGGCTGATCGTCATCCAGGGCGACACCGAACCGGCGTCCGTCGAGCAGCAGAAGCTCCTCGGCCTCACCGCGCCGAGCCTCTACGACCTGCGGAACCTGTTCCAGGTCAACGTCGAAGAGGGTCGTCACCTGTGGGCGATGGTTTACCTGTTGCACGCCTACTTCGGCCGCGAAGGCCGGGACGAGGCCGAAGGGCTGCTGCTGCGCAACTCCGGCAGCCCGGACGCGCCCCGCATCCTCGGCGCGTTCAACGAGGAAACCGCCGACTGGCTGGCGTTCTACATGTTCACCTACTTCACCGACCGCGACGGGAAGTACCAGCTCGGCACGCTCAAGGAGTCCTCCTTCGACCCGCTCTCGCGCACCTGCGAGTTCATGCTGAAGGAGGAAGCGCACCACATGTTCGTCGGCACCACCGGCGTCGACCGCGTGGTGATGCGCAGCGCCGAGCTGATCCGCGAGCACGACACGCGCGACATCGGCCCGCACGGCGGCATCCCGCTGGAGCTGATCCAGCGCTACATCAACTTCCACTACACCGTCTCGCTCGACCTGTTCGGCAGCGAGACGTCGACGAACGCGGCGAACTACTACACCGCCGGGCTCAAGGGCCGCTGGCAGGAGACCCGCCGCAAGGACGACCACAAGCTCACCGAGGACGCCCGCACGCTGGACAAACCGGCCGGCGACGGCACCTGGACGTCCGAGGAGCTGCAGGCGATCCTGCTGCTGAACCTCGACCTGCGCGGCGAGTACACCGCCGACTGCCAGACCGGCGTGAAGCGCTGGAACAAGATCCTCAGCGAGGCCGGGATCGACTTCACGTTCCGGTTGCCACACCCTGGTTTCAACCGGGATGTGGGCATAAACTCCGGCCACCACGTCACTCCCGACGGGACGATCGTCGACGAGACGACGTGGCTGGCCGGCAAGGACAAGTGGCTGCCCACGACCGAGGACCTCGCGTTCGTCCGCTCGCTCATGCACCCGGTGTACGAGCGGGGGAAGATCGCGAGCTGGGTGGCGCCGCCGCGGCAGGGCATCAACGGCAAGCCGTTCGACTACGAGTACGTGTACCTCACGTAG
- the boxC gene encoding 2,3-epoxybenzoyl-CoA dihydrolase: MTTTTPVDFGRRPDEYRHWRLSLDGEVAWLELDVDEQGGLVPGYELKLNSYDLGVDIELYDATQRLRFEHPEVRVVIVTSAKDKVFCAGANIRMLAASEHHWKVNFCKFTNETRNGMEDATAHSGQTYVAAVNGTCAGGGYEIALACEKILLIDDNSSTVALPEVPLLGVLPGTGGLTRVVDKRRVRRDLADVFATRSDGVKGKTAVDWRLVDELVPRQGFRETVLQRAREIARESGRTGEGGIELTPLEHRYVDVEVGKDQAIITVKGPENDPGDLHEEGADGWFLAMTRELDDAILRLRTNEVEAGTWILRSQGDPVKVLAHEQAVLGGKDWLANEITHYFKRTLKRLDVTSRSLIALIEPGSCFAGALLEVALAADRQYILDGPPIDDEDSDARASIRLSEANFGAFPMGNGLTRLQTRFYGDDDHLAWLAREKDHDLSAAEAVELGLVTDAPDDLDWEDEIRIALEGRASLSPDALTGMEANHRFVGPETIETKIFGRLAAWQNWIFTRPNASGPEGALRRYGTGQKAVFDRKRV, from the coding sequence GTGACCACCACCACACCGGTTGACTTCGGCCGCCGTCCGGACGAGTACCGCCACTGGCGGCTCAGCCTCGACGGGGAGGTGGCCTGGCTCGAGCTGGACGTCGACGAGCAGGGCGGGCTGGTCCCGGGTTACGAGCTCAAGCTCAACTCCTACGACCTGGGCGTCGACATCGAGCTGTACGACGCCACGCAGCGGCTGCGGTTCGAGCACCCCGAGGTGCGTGTGGTCATCGTGACCAGCGCGAAGGACAAGGTGTTCTGCGCCGGCGCGAACATCCGGATGCTCGCCGCGTCCGAGCACCACTGGAAGGTGAACTTCTGCAAGTTCACCAACGAGACCCGCAACGGCATGGAGGACGCGACCGCGCACTCCGGCCAGACCTACGTCGCCGCGGTCAACGGGACGTGCGCCGGCGGTGGGTACGAGATCGCGCTGGCCTGCGAAAAGATCCTGCTGATCGACGACAACTCCTCGACCGTCGCGCTGCCGGAGGTGCCGCTGCTGGGCGTGCTGCCCGGCACCGGCGGGCTGACGCGCGTGGTGGACAAGCGGCGCGTCCGGCGCGACCTCGCCGACGTCTTCGCGACGCGCTCGGACGGCGTCAAGGGGAAGACAGCCGTCGACTGGCGGCTGGTCGACGAGCTGGTGCCGCGTCAGGGGTTCCGCGAGACCGTGCTGCAGCGGGCCCGGGAGATCGCGCGCGAGTCCGGCCGGACCGGCGAGGGCGGCATCGAGCTGACGCCGCTCGAACACCGCTACGTCGACGTCGAAGTCGGAAAAGACCAGGCCATCATCACCGTCAAGGGGCCCGAGAACGATCCGGGTGACCTGCACGAAGAGGGCGCGGACGGCTGGTTCCTCGCCATGACGCGCGAGCTGGACGACGCCATCCTGCGGCTGCGCACCAACGAGGTCGAAGCCGGCACCTGGATCCTGCGGAGCCAGGGCGACCCGGTGAAGGTCCTCGCGCACGAGCAGGCCGTCCTCGGCGGGAAGGACTGGCTGGCCAACGAGATCACGCACTACTTCAAGCGCACGCTCAAACGCCTCGACGTCACCAGCCGCAGCCTGATCGCGCTCATCGAACCCGGTAGCTGCTTCGCCGGCGCGCTGCTGGAGGTCGCGCTGGCCGCGGACCGGCAGTACATCCTCGACGGGCCGCCGATCGACGACGAAGACAGCGACGCCCGCGCGTCGATCCGGCTCAGCGAGGCCAACTTCGGCGCGTTCCCCATGGGCAACGGCCTGACCCGGCTGCAGACGCGCTTCTACGGCGACGACGACCACCTCGCCTGGCTCGCGCGGGAGAAGGACCACGACCTCAGCGCCGCGGAAGCCGTCGAACTCGGCCTGGTCACCGACGCGCCGGACGACCTCGACTGGGAGGACGAGATCCGGATCGCGCTGGAGGGCCGGGCGTCGCTCAGCCCGGACGCGCTGACCGGCATGGAGGCCAACCACCGGTTCGTCGGCCCGGAGACCATCGAGACCAAGATCTTCGGCCGCTTGGCGGCTTGGCAGAACTGGATTTTCACCCGGCCGAACGCATCCGGACCGGAAGGCGCGCTGCGCCGATACGGTACTGGTCAGAAGGCCGTCTTCGACAGGAAGCGGGTCTAG
- a CDS encoding alpha/beta hydrolase: MTLVHKYVEGAPEAPVLLLLHGTGGGPDDLLGLARELAPGATTLAPAGPVSEHGAARWFRRLEEGVFDHEDVVKRAHELADFVVEAREKYGFGDRRLVAVGFSNGANIAAAVALLRPEVVREAALFAAMSPVPDPPAHDLSASRIFLANGEHDPMAPLASTEELIRLLRERGADVVTDRHPGGHQVTVDGVRAAAKWLAP, from the coding sequence ATGACGCTGGTGCACAAGTACGTCGAGGGCGCGCCGGAGGCGCCGGTGCTGCTCCTGCTGCACGGCACCGGCGGCGGCCCGGACGACCTGCTCGGCCTGGCGCGCGAGCTGGCCCCGGGCGCCACGACCCTGGCGCCCGCCGGGCCGGTGTCGGAGCACGGCGCCGCGCGCTGGTTCCGGCGGCTCGAGGAAGGCGTGTTCGACCACGAGGACGTCGTCAAGCGAGCCCACGAGCTGGCGGACTTCGTCGTCGAGGCGCGGGAGAAGTACGGCTTCGGCGACCGGCGGCTGGTCGCCGTGGGCTTCTCGAACGGCGCCAACATCGCGGCCGCCGTCGCGCTGCTGCGGCCCGAGGTCGTGCGCGAAGCCGCGCTGTTCGCGGCGATGTCGCCGGTGCCGGACCCGCCGGCCCACGACTTGAGCGCGTCGCGGATCTTCCTGGCCAACGGCGAGCACGACCCGATGGCGCCGCTCGCGTCCACCGAAGAGCTGATCCGGCTGCTGCGTGAGCGGGGTGCCGACGTCGTCACGGATCGTCACCCCGGCGGGCATCAGGTCACTGTGGACGGTGTCCGCGCGGCGGCGAAGTGGCTTGCGCCGTAG
- a CDS encoding helix-turn-helix transcriptional regulator, translated as MSEHNELGRFLKSRRARIAPGRADARRRVAGLRREEVAALAGISVEYYVRLEQGRASRPSEAVLGAIGRALRLDVDERRYLDGLARPRPSGRPRPERVRAELTQLLGMMDRVPALVINHRMDVLAWNPLAAQLFFDFAAVTPRERNLARFAFLDAAGEERFADWPEVARATVGALRLATSRHYDDEALATLLGELMMKSEPFRTWWAGRDVRQRAHGNKRFRHPVVGELTLRFEHFDLPGETGQRLVAFSPEPASPAASALELLAMWTAPAAS; from the coding sequence ATGAGCGAGCACAACGAGCTGGGCCGGTTCCTCAAGTCGCGCCGGGCCCGGATCGCTCCCGGCCGGGCCGACGCCCGCCGTCGCGTCGCCGGGCTGCGGCGGGAGGAGGTCGCCGCGCTCGCCGGGATCAGCGTCGAGTACTACGTCCGGCTCGAGCAGGGGCGCGCGTCCCGGCCGTCGGAAGCCGTGCTCGGCGCGATCGGCCGCGCGCTGCGCCTCGACGTCGACGAGCGCCGTTACCTCGACGGCCTCGCTCGCCCGCGGCCTTCGGGCCGGCCGCGGCCCGAGCGCGTCCGTGCCGAGCTGACGCAGCTGCTCGGCATGATGGACCGGGTGCCGGCGCTGGTCATCAACCACCGGATGGACGTCCTGGCCTGGAACCCGCTGGCCGCCCAGCTGTTCTTCGACTTCGCCGCGGTGACGCCGCGCGAGCGCAACCTCGCCCGCTTCGCTTTCCTCGACGCGGCCGGCGAAGAGCGGTTCGCCGACTGGCCGGAGGTCGCGCGCGCGACCGTCGGGGCGCTGCGCCTGGCGACCAGCCGGCACTACGACGACGAAGCGCTCGCGACGTTGCTCGGCGAGCTGATGATGAAGAGCGAGCCGTTCCGGACGTGGTGGGCCGGGCGGGACGTCCGGCAGCGCGCGCACGGGAACAAGCGCTTCCGGCACCCCGTCGTCGGCGAGCTGACCCTGCGGTTCGAGCACTTCGACCTGCCCGGGGAGACCGGGCAGCGGCTGGTGGCGTTCAGCCCGGAACCGGCGAGCCCGGCGGCGTCGGCGCTGGAGCTGCTGGCGATGTGGACGGCACCGGCCGCTTCCTGA
- a CDS encoding GNAT family N-acetyltransferase, giving the protein MTDLVVRPLEAGEETLFTSLPDRGLVGRKLLGKDYAEMALRGEYRPGWSWVALRDGVVVARAAWWAGPDDEEPIALDWFDFTDLDAAVQLLTTAPFRAEYSLTTPPAWQDDPDVAHEVTIRVEAAEKAGYRKLVERYRYCWTPENGLPERPGRLEFRPEPDDDVILDVFRKVNADSLDAHVRRVVAEQGVEAAAQEDLDIMRWMPAPREWWRLAYTREGDLVGFALPSRNHYDPVVGYIAVVPGQRGHGYAYDLLVEATHDLVAQGADRIVAATDVPNIPMAKAFAKAGYPVTQHRIDLV; this is encoded by the coding sequence ATGACCGATCTGGTCGTGCGCCCGCTCGAAGCGGGCGAAGAAACACTGTTCACCTCCCTGCCCGACCGCGGTCTCGTCGGCCGCAAGCTGCTCGGCAAGGACTACGCCGAGATGGCCCTCCGGGGCGAGTACCGGCCCGGCTGGTCGTGGGTCGCGCTGCGCGACGGCGTCGTCGTGGCGCGGGCCGCCTGGTGGGCAGGGCCTGACGACGAAGAGCCGATCGCGCTCGACTGGTTCGACTTCACCGACCTCGACGCCGCCGTGCAGCTGCTGACGACGGCGCCGTTCCGGGCGGAGTACTCGCTGACCACGCCGCCTGCGTGGCAGGACGACCCGGACGTCGCCCACGAGGTGACCATCCGCGTCGAAGCGGCGGAGAAGGCGGGCTACCGCAAGCTCGTCGAGCGCTACCGGTACTGCTGGACGCCGGAAAACGGCCTGCCGGAGCGGCCCGGACGGCTCGAGTTCCGGCCCGAACCGGACGACGACGTCATCCTCGACGTCTTCCGCAAGGTCAACGCGGACAGCCTCGACGCGCACGTCCGCCGCGTGGTGGCCGAGCAGGGCGTCGAGGCCGCCGCGCAGGAGGACCTCGACATCATGCGGTGGATGCCGGCGCCGCGGGAGTGGTGGCGGCTCGCGTACACGCGCGAAGGCGACCTGGTCGGCTTCGCGTTGCCGAGCCGCAACCACTACGACCCGGTGGTCGGCTACATCGCCGTGGTGCCCGGGCAGCGGGGGCACGGTTACGCGTACGACCTGCTGGTCGAGGCCACGCACGACCTGGTCGCGCAGGGCGCCGACCGGATCGTCGCGGCCACCGACGTCCCGAACATCCCGATGGCGAAGGCCTTTGCGAAGGCGGGCTACCCGGTGACGCAGCACCGCATCGATCTGGTCTGA
- a CDS encoding ring-cleaving dioxygenase, whose amino-acid sequence MSIKTSGLHHVTAIGGDPQRNADFYLRTLGLRLVKTTVNFDDPGTYHLYYGDSSGKPGSLMTFFPWPDAPSGRHGTGQATTTSFSVPEASIGWWKQHLNAQQIETGEVRNADDEDTLTFRDPDGLQLALVAHPQGDPRDPWDTELVPAEHAVRGLHSVTLSVTKEDATAGMLTDGLGLGFTGQDGNRLRFAAGDGGPGALVDVLVTPDAPRGLVAAGTVHHVAWRAPDEATQKTWREELVDKGVTVTSILDRQYFRSIYFREPGGTLLEVATDEPGFAIDEPLLELGRALKLPPWLEPRRDEIRHMLPKLNLPAENNPELS is encoded by the coding sequence ATGTCGATCAAGACGTCCGGCCTGCACCACGTCACCGCCATCGGCGGCGACCCGCAGCGCAACGCCGACTTCTACCTCCGGACCCTCGGACTGCGGCTGGTGAAGACCACCGTGAACTTCGACGATCCGGGCACCTACCACCTCTACTACGGCGACAGCTCGGGCAAGCCGGGCTCGCTGATGACGTTCTTCCCGTGGCCCGACGCACCGAGCGGCCGCCACGGCACCGGCCAGGCGACGACCACGTCGTTCTCCGTGCCCGAGGCGTCCATCGGCTGGTGGAAGCAGCACCTGAACGCGCAGCAGATCGAGACCGGCGAGGTGCGCAACGCCGACGACGAGGACACGCTGACCTTCCGCGACCCGGACGGCCTGCAGCTCGCGCTCGTCGCGCACCCGCAGGGCGACCCGCGCGACCCGTGGGACACCGAGCTGGTGCCCGCCGAGCACGCTGTCCGCGGCCTGCACTCCGTGACGCTGTCGGTCACCAAGGAGGACGCCACCGCGGGCATGCTCACCGACGGCCTCGGCCTCGGTTTCACCGGCCAGGACGGCAACCGCCTGCGGTTCGCCGCCGGCGACGGCGGGCCGGGCGCGCTGGTCGACGTCCTCGTGACGCCGGACGCGCCGCGCGGGCTGGTCGCCGCGGGCACCGTGCACCACGTGGCCTGGCGCGCGCCCGACGAGGCGACGCAGAAGACGTGGCGCGAGGAGCTCGTGGACAAGGGCGTCACCGTGACGTCCATTTTGGACCGGCAGTACTTCCGCTCGATCTACTTCCGCGAGCCGGGCGGCACGCTCCTCGAAGTCGCGACCGACGAGCCCGGGTTCGCCATCGACGAGCCGCTGCTGGAGCTGGGCCGCGCGCTCAAGCTGCCGCCGTGGCTGGAGCCGCGCCGCGACGAGATCCGGCACATGCTCCCGAAGCTGAACCTCCCCGCCGAGAACAACCCGGAGCTGTCATGA
- a CDS encoding dienelactone hydrolase family protein: MCHSTDSRPPALPNPGEIARSGALELTSADGTVFSALEAIPAEPDGVRIVILPDIRDTHPYYQAPSVRPDDVATDVEAAAAHLGEGPLFTVGFCFGGGQSWRLAASDLGVRGVIGFYGLPQPATEVVDDISAPLLLLLAGADVATSPAEFDTFTARLDQAGKPYERQVYEGAPHSFFDAAYEEWQDACDDAWSRTLAFIGKHR, translated from the coding sequence ATGTGTCACAGCACGGACAGCCGTCCACCCGCGTTGCCGAACCCCGGCGAGATCGCCCGGAGCGGCGCGCTCGAACTCACCTCCGCGGACGGCACGGTGTTCTCGGCCCTGGAAGCGATCCCGGCCGAACCCGACGGCGTCCGGATCGTCATCCTGCCGGACATCCGCGACACGCACCCCTACTACCAAGCGCCGTCGGTCCGGCCGGACGACGTCGCCACCGACGTCGAGGCGGCGGCCGCGCACCTGGGCGAAGGACCGCTGTTCACGGTCGGCTTCTGCTTCGGCGGCGGCCAGTCCTGGCGCCTGGCCGCGAGCGACCTCGGCGTCCGCGGCGTGATCGGCTTCTACGGCCTGCCGCAGCCGGCCACCGAAGTCGTCGACGACATTTCGGCGCCGCTCCTGCTGCTGCTCGCCGGCGCCGACGTCGCGACGTCACCGGCGGAGTTCGACACGTTCACGGCCCGCCTCGACCAGGCGGGCAAGCCGTACGAGAGGCAGGTGTACGAGGGCGCCCCGCACTCGTTCTTCGACGCGGCCTACGAGGAGTGGCAGGACGCGTGCGACGACGCCTGGAGCCGGACACTCGCGTTCATCGGGAAGCACCGTTGA
- a CDS encoding amidohydrolase family protein yields MIDGHFVVDAHVHTPRLPTLKPAWLQWAHDFAGAHPWRSVYADDGSVIPAAMDDLMAQEGVDRVLLFCEYSPRATGIQAIEDNLPLVEHNPSRFRLVANVNPYLHHPAAAEVARQLDLGAVALKLHPVHGAFSPADKELYPVYQLCLERGVPVILHSGTSSFPGSRTSFGNPELLSDVVEDFPALQFVFAHGGRGWWYDVAAFLALARDNVWLDLAGLPPKKLPEYYQRFDLARLAGKFVFGTDWPGVPSVAKNVRSLAGLGWPEDVLTGVLSGNAIKLMPSLA; encoded by the coding sequence GTGATCGACGGGCACTTCGTGGTCGACGCGCACGTGCACACCCCGCGCCTGCCGACGCTCAAACCCGCGTGGCTGCAGTGGGCGCACGACTTCGCCGGGGCGCACCCGTGGCGTTCGGTGTACGCCGACGACGGCTCGGTGATCCCGGCGGCGATGGACGACCTGATGGCGCAAGAAGGTGTCGACCGGGTCCTGCTGTTCTGCGAGTACAGCCCGCGGGCCACCGGGATCCAGGCGATCGAGGACAACCTGCCGCTGGTGGAGCACAACCCTTCGCGGTTCCGGCTCGTGGCCAACGTCAACCCGTACCTGCACCACCCGGCCGCGGCCGAGGTCGCGCGGCAGCTGGACCTGGGGGCGGTGGCGCTGAAGCTCCACCCGGTGCACGGCGCGTTCTCGCCGGCGGACAAGGAGCTGTACCCGGTCTACCAGCTGTGCCTCGAGCGCGGCGTGCCGGTGATCCTCCACTCGGGAACGTCGAGCTTTCCCGGTTCCCGCACCAGTTTCGGCAATCCCGAGCTGCTGTCCGATGTGGTCGAGGACTTTCCGGCCCTGCAGTTCGTGTTCGCCCACGGCGGCCGCGGCTGGTGGTACGACGTCGCGGCGTTCCTCGCGCTGGCCCGCGACAACGTCTGGCTCGACCTCGCGGGCCTGCCGCCGAAGAAGCTGCCGGAGTACTACCAGCGCTTCGACCTGGCCCGGCTGGCCGGGAAGTTCGTGTTCGGCACGGACTGGCCGGGGGTGCCGTCGGTGGCGAAGAACGTCCGGTCGCTGGCCGGGCTGGGGTGGCCCGAGGACGTGCTGACCGGGGTGTTGTCGGGCAACGCGATCAAGCTGATGCCGTCGCTCGCGTAG
- a CDS encoding benzoate-CoA ligase family protein: MATGFNAAEYLLSAGRPDAIAVVSPRRSLTYAELAAESRRVAAGLTGLGVRPEERVMFCMVDDVELLTGILGAMLAGAVAVPVSTMVTGLELGKVLADSRARLLCVSGEFAEQAVTALGLAPEVTDVLLDRAEATGFGVRTHKWSELGGEFRSGRTWADSPALWLYTSGTTGQPKGAMHRHASIRAVCETYGREVLGTVATDRVLSVPKLFFAYGLGNSCFFPLAAGGTTLLEPSRPTPALFARRAREERPTLFFAVPTFYAALLASDVPDDSFASVRYAVSAGEPLPASLFERFRARFGLEVLDGIGSTEALHIFLSNLPGSVRPGSTGVPVPGYAVQIRDEAGAVIDAVGKPGELFVSGPSTATGYWARYDATKLVFQGDWLRTGDSYVRNEDGTYSCLGRFGDMLKAGGIWVSPSEVEERLRLHPAVAEVAVVAAPDADGLDKPVACVVAAPGVTVDAEELIEFCREGLAAFKRPRGVVELAELPKTATGKIRRNVIREQVRDALLVVPSP; encoded by the coding sequence GTGGCGACAGGGTTCAACGCGGCCGAGTACCTGCTCTCGGCCGGGCGGCCGGACGCGATCGCGGTCGTCTCGCCGCGCCGTTCGCTGACCTACGCCGAGCTGGCGGCGGAGTCCCGCCGGGTCGCCGCCGGGCTCACCGGGCTGGGGGTGCGTCCCGAAGAGCGGGTCATGTTCTGCATGGTCGACGACGTCGAGCTGCTCACCGGCATCCTCGGCGCGATGCTCGCGGGCGCCGTCGCGGTGCCGGTGTCGACCATGGTCACCGGCCTGGAGCTGGGCAAGGTGCTCGCCGACTCGCGGGCGCGGCTGCTGTGCGTCTCGGGTGAGTTCGCCGAGCAGGCCGTGACCGCGCTCGGCCTCGCGCCCGAGGTCACCGACGTCCTGCTCGACCGCGCCGAGGCGACCGGGTTCGGCGTCCGGACGCACAAGTGGTCCGAGCTGGGCGGCGAGTTCCGAAGTGGACGGACGTGGGCGGACTCGCCCGCGTTGTGGCTGTACACGTCGGGGACGACGGGGCAGCCGAAGGGCGCGATGCACCGACACGCGAGCATCCGGGCGGTCTGCGAAACCTACGGCCGCGAAGTGCTGGGAACCGTCGCGACCGACCGGGTCCTGTCCGTGCCGAAGCTGTTTTTCGCCTACGGGCTGGGAAACTCGTGCTTCTTCCCGCTCGCCGCGGGCGGGACGACGCTGCTGGAGCCATCGCGCCCGACACCGGCGTTGTTCGCGCGACGCGCTCGTGAAGAGCGGCCGACGTTGTTCTTCGCCGTTCCGACGTTCTACGCGGCGTTGCTCGCCAGTGACGTCCCGGACGACTCGTTCGCCTCGGTGCGGTACGCCGTTTCGGCAGGTGAGCCGCTGCCCGCGTCGCTGTTCGAACGGTTTCGCGCGCGCTTCGGCCTGGAGGTCCTCGACGGCATCGGGTCGACCGAGGCGCTGCACATCTTCCTGTCGAACCTGCCGGGCTCGGTGCGCCCCGGCAGCACCGGCGTCCCCGTGCCGGGATACGCCGTCCAGATCCGCGACGAGGCGGGCGCGGTGATCGACGCCGTCGGCAAGCCCGGCGAGCTGTTCGTGTCGGGGCCGTCGACGGCGACCGGGTACTGGGCGCGTTACGACGCGACGAAGCTCGTGTTCCAGGGCGACTGGCTGCGCACCGGCGACAGCTACGTGCGCAACGAAGACGGCACGTACAGCTGTCTCGGCCGCTTCGGGGACATGCTGAAGGCGGGCGGGATCTGGGTGTCACCGTCCGAAGTGGAGGAACGGCTGCGGTTGCACCCGGCGGTGGCCGAGGTCGCGGTCGTCGCCGCGCCGGACGCCGACGGCCTCGACAAGCCCGTGGCGTGCGTGGTGGCGGCTCCCGGGGTTACGGTGGACGCGGAAGAGCTGATCGAGTTCTGCCGCGAAGGGCTCGCGGCGTTCAAGCGTCCCCGAGGGGTGGTCGAACTGGCCGAGCTGCCGAAGACGGCGACCGGGAAGATCCGCCGCAACGTGATCCGCGAGCAGGTCCGCGACGCGCTGCTGGTGGTGCCCAGCCCGTGA